The window ataaatatattaaatttttttttatgttttaaaaactttatcgtTGAAAAAGGAGGGGTTTTGTAATAAACAATGCGTATGAACGCAGAAAGGAGGGGGGTTTATTAGGAGCATACAGTTACGTATAAGAGGAAGAGGGGCTCTAAAACTACTTAttctgcgtacgtactttataaATGCCCGCTAAATTGCTTTATTATAGCAAACTTAGTGTGATAAAtcataaatttcattttttccaacaattttcaaaaaatttgtatgttttgctaaaatttaaaaaaaatatatttaaatgatcaagcagaaattgaaaaaatctaGAGCAAATATTTATCCATTTAAACTGATGAAGTAAGCCAATACTTAATGCTTCCGTTAGGTTTTACTCAAACATCTATGAGTTAAAACTTGTATAACAAGTTTTCTTTGACGTCATTTAAGTATTTGACATTTAGAATGATGAATTAGaatcaataaaataagtaaacaaaatgcCTATTTAAGTGAGACATTTTGAATAaggatacattttttttttaaatcaaaaaattctatTCGTTTCAtaacaaaaatgaatatatcatttttgtttctttttttatcaattgcTGCAGTATCACATGGAGATTTTCCTGCAAATGCATTGGTAACTTTTATTTCATAACgatgtttttaacttaatttatatatatatatatatatatatatatatatatatatatatatatatatatatatatatatatatatatgtatatatatatatatatatatttatatatatatatatatatatatatatatatatatatatatatatatatatatatatatatatatatatatatatatatatatttgtttaaaaggaTTATCTAAGTGACTTTGGTTATTATAAACGAAACAACAAAGATCTAGGTTCAATGTCAGGCAAAAAAGAAGTTCAAAATTCGGTTGAAAGTTTTCAAAGATTTCTAGGATTACCTGTCACTGGAGTTATAGATAAAACAACACAGGAAGTAATGAAAAAACCTCGATGTGgattaaaagatattcttgATGATAAGGCTACTAGAAAGAGGAGGTTTGCTCTCCAAGGAAGCAAGTGGAGTAAAAATGTAAGTTGctcatatttttatcttttatgttttattaaagaataataaaaaattatttttagaaagttaCGTGGAAACTTTTAAACGATAATAATGATGGATTATCACGCAAAGAAGTAGAAACAATACTCGAAAAAGCCTTTTCAAAGTGGGAGGCTGTTGCAGACTTAACGTTTTATAAACTCAGTTTGACAAGTAAAGAGCCAGCAGATATAGATGTTAAATTTGTACAAGGTGATCATGGTGATCTGTATCCGTTTCAGCCTTGGCATAAGATATACGCACATGCGTTTTACCCTTTAAACAATCAAGGTAACATTTGTATCTGTTAAACaaaatgcatttaatttttaggcaattttttaatgttcgATTTTGATAAACTTTCTTCTTTAGGAAATTCTGGTGATGTTCATTTCAACgacaaatttaactttaatgttaaagaaaaaagtggTGTTAGCTTATTGTGGATTGCTATTCACGAGATCGGGCACAGTTTAGGGTTACACCATTCAAGTGTCCAAAGTTCTTTTATGTACCCTGCTTATCAAGGAAATAAGGAGCAAAACATCCACCTTCATGACGACGATATCTTAGGAATACAGAGTTTATATGGTATGTACGTCTCAAAggaaaaataatgttttatttgaaaaaaa is drawn from Hydra vulgaris chromosome 07, alternate assembly HydraT2T_AEP and contains these coding sequences:
- the LOC136082330 gene encoding matrix metalloproteinase-2-like → MNISFLFLFLSIAAVSHGDFPANALDYLSDFGYYKRNNKDLGSMSGKKEVQNSVESFQRFLGLPVTGVIDKTTQEVMKKPRCGLKDILDDKATRKRRFALQGSKWSKNKVTWKLLNDNNDGLSRKEVETILEKAFSKWEAVADLTFYKLSLTSKEPADIDVKFVQGDHGDLYPFQPWHKIYAHAFYPLNNQGNSGDVHFNDKFNFNVKEKSGVSLLWIAIHEIGHSLGLHHSSVQSSFMYPAYQGNKEQNIHLHDDDILGIQSLYGSKRKPILPSKTIVDTNNTQVTQNKTHMMISKKHIKVQAIIYDQLTGITYVFNEDKYYKLSKNLNETHGPFDVSKLLTKITYVNGGFMNREKKLVFFQGTKYYMFESFTNTKLIDNGSIFDLFKGIKNNVEKIDGAFVAGDGTTYLFTGNDYYQYSSKQKTIESLPKKIAEYWKVPRNIDSVFVWSNGGIYFFKDLQFYRAHQNGGLMTGYPKSIDNIWLKAPKNVRCILCN